One region of Pogona vitticeps strain Pit_001003342236 chromosome 1, PviZW2.1, whole genome shotgun sequence genomic DNA includes:
- the LOC144586329 gene encoding uncharacterized protein LOC144586329, producing MDDDPEPGLLLGSHEASEQLLSPRGLQKGNPESNDDGNIPQEGGDSGPFMEQEATKKPIVGKDVPEQTLRTESRTSIFQSKELREQSQTPNVSSSIKSSTTSLRKTSRRSIQRVPGQDTRQLPPLSQKSSRTLSINETETKDVTWVSTRTGKIMKCRSQQTSLIWERKVLSEILHPSSEDSERSKGEETDMTNTEEEVTSSGETTAPEEAVGPEVRRGSHPREEKASKRGGQQQESRRSSQRSMNEPILLIQKGLDAEEDLPWISQRTGKEMRNKAQQTSVIWELKTLSEILRSSSQESFGNMETDTTEVDDSGDTEVEQAVVQESRHSIPQDAVDQTSRRSSKQLDARSSQPEIQPREEEKTESRQKGQVPKADQAQQTDSTESFKRKLLDYSQQTDDAGIQPTVDQKGSSIGIQKTEGDRSRMGSPELQRRESQPIDLASPEQSQPSLRPGSKTGVEVESEVTAGPQGEQTEFAQEPPFPQKVQEKQDGGSVPEDTWVSRRTGKVVRNQIQQTDKSWLQYCAAKMRKVRKSSSQQTDESFLQRYLAMKGENREPPAGSDLPARDGVSGRLCDDGSATGFQLTDVPLSPEGSESDAAVAGMAEEVELPACRAEERGEGQWPEEDAVVGGPTSNEVQSPGESESKSTVESTSCYVEGEDAAQQTYSVISLEDGIWMNRRTGKILVSHTQQTSQVVLPTAQSATVRRKVGGGEEEEAFRLAEKELSEASADAEAPELEETQPVTGSPGEPPGGASQPDDEAENVLSVRLSEAMLLSVSYPDVEDENELLYSPIEDGSWVNLKTGRLLASQEQQTEGGSDPFPEAEKSQEASWRPSEEDLSSALLQLSGGEGMDDDPVSKIQEPL from the coding sequence ATGGATGATGACCCGGAGCCTGGACTCCTTTTAGGAAGCCATGAAGCGAGTGAGCAACTACTGAGTCCTAGAGGGTTACAGAAAGGCAACCCTGAAAGCAATGATGATGGCAATATCCCTCAGGAAGGGGGAGACAGCGGCCCCTTCATGGAACAGGAAGCCACGAAGAAGCCCATCGTGGGCAAGGATGTGCCGGAGCAAACCCTGCGGACGGAAAGCAGGACCAGCATCTTCCAAAGCAAGGAGCTGAGGGAGCAAAGCCAAACCCCCAACGTTTCCAGCAGCATCAAAAGCAGCACCACTTCCCTCAGGAAGACATCTCGCCGAAGCATCCAGAGGGTGCCCGGCCAGGACACTCGCCAGCTGCCCCCGCTCAGCCAGAAGTCTTCCCGGACCCTGTCCATCAACGAAACGGAGACGAAAGATGTCACGTGGGTGAGCACACGGACGGGGAAAATCATGAAGTGCCGGAGTCAGCAAACCAGCCTCATTTGGGAGCGGAAGGTCCTCTCCGAAATCCTCCACCCTTCGAGCGAAGACTCTGAGAGGAGCAAAGGGGAGGAGACCGATATGACCAACACTGAGGAAGAAGTTACTTCTTCTGGGGAAACCACAGCCCCAGAGGAGGCGGTCGGGCCAGAGGTGCGACGTGGGAGCCATCCGCGGGAGGAGAAGGCCTCTAAACGTGGTGGCCAACAGCAGGAATCTCGCCGGAGCAGCCAGCGCTCCATGAATGAGCCCATCCTTTTGATCCAGAAAGGCCTGGACGCTGAAGAGGACCTCCCGTGGATCAGCCAAAGAACGGGCAAAGAAATGAGAAACAAAGCTCAGCAGACCAGTGTCATTTGGGAGCTCAAAACTCTGTCAGAGATCCTGCGTTCATCAAGCCAGGAGTCGTTCGGTAACATGGAGACAGACACGACCGAGGTGGACGATTCTGGAGATACGGAGGTGGAACAGGCGGTTGTCCAGGAATCGCGGCACAGCATCCCACAGGATGCCGTGGACCAAACGTCTCGCCGGAGCAGCAAGCAGCTGGACGCCAGATCGTCCCAGCCAGAGATCCAGccaagggaggaagaaaagacGGAGTCTCGTCAAAAAGGACAAGTTCCCAAAGCTGACCAAGCACAGCAGACAGACAGCACCGAGAgcttcaagagaaaactgcttGACTATAGTCAACAAACAGATGACGCAGGAATACAGCCCACCGTCGACCAGAAAGGTTCTTCTATTGGCATCCAGAAAACAGAAGGTGACAGATCCCGGATGGGCAGTCCAGAGCTCCAGAGGCGAGAATCCCAGCCCATCGATCTTGCTTCTCCGGAGCAAAGCCAGCCGTCACTACGGCCTGGATCTAAGACGGGTGTTGAGGTGGAGTCTGAGGTCACAGCTGGTCCTCAAGGGGAGCAAACAGAGTTCGCCCAAGAACCCCCGTTTCCTCAGAAGGTGCAGGAGAAACAAGATGGCGGCTCTGTTCCAGAAGACACCTGGGTAAGCAGAAGAACCGGCAAAGTGGTAAGGAACCAGATTCAACAGACGGACAAAAGCTGGCTTCAGTACTGCGCCGCCAAAATGCGGAAGGTCAGAAAGAGCAGCAGCCAGCAGACGGATGAGAGTTTTCTGCAGCGCTACTTGGCCATGAAGGGCGAGAACAGAGAGCCCCCGGCAGGGAGCGACTTACCAGCCAGAGATGGAGTGTCAGGTAGGCTGTGCGACGATGGAAGCGCCACAGGCTTTCAGCTCACTGATGTGCCCTTGTCGCCCGAGGGGAGTGAAAGCGATGCGGCTGTCGCTGGGATGGCTGAAGAGGTTGAGTTGCCCGCTTGCAGAGcggaagaaagaggagagggacAATGGCCTGAGGAGGACGCCGTGGTCGGTGGGCCAACCAGCAATGAAGTCCAGAGCCCAGGAGAATCAGAAAGCAAATCGACCGTGGAGAGCACGTCCTGCTACGTGGAAGGGGAAGACGCAGCTCAGCAGACGTACAGCGTCATTTCTCTGGAAGATGGAATCTGGATGAACCGGAGGACCGGCAAAATATTGGTCAGTCACACTCAGCAGACCAGCCAGGTTGTGCTCCCAACAGCTCAGAGCGCGACGGTGCGGAGGAAAGTCGGTggtggagaagaggaagaggcctTCAGACTTGCGGAGAAGGAGTTGAGCGAAGCCAGTGCAGATGCTGAGGCCCCCGAACTGGAAGAAACCCAGCCAGTAACGGGCAGTCCTGGAGAGCCTCCCGGAGGAGCATCTCAACCGGATGACGAGGCTGAGAACGTTCTGAGTGTACGCTTGAGCGAGGCCATGTTACTCAGCGTAAGTTATCCAGATGTGGAGGATGAAAATGAGTTACTGTACTCCCCCATCGAGGATGGCAGCTGGGTCAATTTGAAAACAGGCAGACTGCTTGCATCTCAGGAACAGCAAACGGAGGGGGGTTCGGATCCGTTTCCAGAAGCAGAGAAGTCACAGGAGGCCTCCTGGCGTCCCTCTGAAGAAGACCTAAGCAGCgctctcctgcaactgtctggaGGGGAAGGTATGGATGACGACCCTGTAAGCAAAATTCAGGAGCCCCTCTAG